Proteins encoded together in one Ictidomys tridecemlineatus isolate mIctTri1 chromosome 3, mIctTri1.hap1, whole genome shotgun sequence window:
- the Grn gene encoding progranulin isoform X1, which translates to MWILVSWVTLVAGLVAGTQCPDGQFCPIACCLDPGGASYSCCSPVPEKWPTTLSRPLSSTCQTHAHCPAGYSCIITISGTSSCCPFPKAVSCGDGSHCCPWGFHCSADGQSCFRRPDNNLLDAVQCPGSQFECPDSSTCCIMLDGSWGCCPMPQASCCEDRVHCCPHGASCDLVHTRCITPTGTHPLAKKIPAKRTKGEAALPNSILCPDAQSQCPDDSTCCELPTGKYGCCPMPNAICCSDHLHCCPQDTVCDLIQSKCLSKENATDLLTKMPAHTVQEVKCDMEVSCPDGYTCCRLQSGAWGCCPFTQAVCCEDHIHCCPAGFKCYTEKGTCEQGTLQVPWMEKVPAHLSLPDPPSLKTDVPCDNFTSCPSSNTCCRLSSGEWGCCPIPEAVCCLDHLHCCPEGYTCTAEGQCQWGNKIIAGLEKVPTRQASLSHSRDIGCDQHTSCPVGQTCCPSLSGGWACCQLPHAVCCEDRQHCCPAGYTCNVKARTCEKEVDSSYPAARLALGSTVDVRDVACGGGRFCHDNQTCCPYKRGSWACCPYRQGVCCADRRHCCPAGFHCGAKGTKCLRRNTQRWDTPRWDTPLRGPSPRQLL; encoded by the exons ATGTGGATCCTGGTGAGCTGGGTCACATTAGTAGCAGGACTGGTGGCTGGAACACAGTGCCCAGATGGTCAGTTCTGTCCTATAGCCTGCTGCCTGGACCCAGGAGGAGCCAGCTACAGCTGCTGCAGTCCTGTTCCA GAAAAATGGCCTACAACATTGAGCAGGCCTCTAAGCAGCACCTGCCAGACCCATGCCCACTGCCCTGCTGGCTACTCCTGCATCATCACCATCTCAGGCACTTCCAGTTGCTGCCCTTTCCCCAAG GCTGTGTCATGTGGGGATGGCAGCCACTGCTGTCCCTGGGGCTTCCACTGCAGTGCTGATGGGCAATCCTGTTTCCGAAGACCAG ATAACAACCTCTTGGATGCTGTCCAGTGCCCTGGTAGCCAGTTCGAATGCCCTGACTCTTCCACGTGCTGCATTATGCTTGATGGCTCCTGGGGATGCTGCCCAATGCCCCAG GCTTCTTGCTGCGAAGACAGAGTACACTGCTGTCCTCATGGTGCATCCTGTGACCTGGTTCATACTCGCTGCATCACACCCACAGGCACCCACCCCCTGGCAAAGAAGATCCCTGCGAAAAGGACTAAGGGGGAAG CAGCTTTGCCCAACTCTATTTTGTGCCCTGATGCACAGTCCCAATGCCCTGATGATTCTACCTGCTGTGAGCTGCCCACTGGGAAGTATGGCTGCTGTCCAATGCCCAAT GCCATCTGCTGCTCCGACCATCTGCACTGCTGCCCCCAGGACACTGTGTGTGACCTGATCCAGAGTAAGTGCCTCTCCAAAGAGAATGCTACGGACCTTCTGACCAAGATGCCAGCACACACAG TGCAGGAGGTGAAGTGTGACATGGAGGTGAGCTGCCCAGATGGCTATACCTGCTGCCGCCTCCAGTCAGGGGCTTGGGGCTGCTGTCCTTTTACACAG GCTGTATGCTGTGAGGACCACATACACTGCTGCCCAGCAGGCTTTAAGTGTTACACAGAGAAGGGAACATGTGAACAGGGGACCCTCCAAGTGCCCTGGATGGAGAAGGTCCCAGCCCATCTCAGCCTGCCAGATCCACCATCCTTGAAGACTGATGTTCCCTGTGATAACTTCACCAGCTGTCCCTCCTCCAATACCTGCTGCAGACTTTCTTCTGGGGAGTGGGGCTGCTGTCCTATCCCAGAG GCTGTCTGCTGCTTAGACCATCTGCACTGCTGCCCCGAGGGCTACACATGTACAGCCGAGGGACAGTGCCAATGGGGGAATAAGATAATAGCTGGACTGGAGAAGGTGCCTACACGCCAGGCTTCTCTGTCCCACTCAAGAGACATCGGCTGTGACCAGCACACCAGCTGTCCCGTGGGGCAGACCTGTTGCCCAAGCCTAAGTGGGGGTTGGGCCTGCTGCCAGTTGCCCCAC GCTGTGTGCTGTGAGGATCGCCAGCATTGCTGCCCAGCGGGGTATACCTGCAACGTGAAGGCCAGAACCTGTGAGAAGGAAGTGGATTCTTCCTACCCTGCTGCCCGCCTGGCCCTCGGCTCTACTGTGGATGTGAGGGATGTGGCCTGTGGAGGAGGACGCTTCTGTCATGATAACCAGACCTGCTGCCCATATAAACGAGGGAGCTGGGCCTGCTGTCCCTATCGCCAG GGTGTCTGCTGTGCTGATCGTCGTCACTGTTGTCCCGCTGGCTTCCACTGTGGGGCTAAGGGAACCAAGTGTTTGCGCAGGAACACCCAGCGCTGGGACACCCCTCGCTGGGATACCCCTTTAAGGGGCCCATCCCCCAGACAGCTGCTGTGA
- the Slc25a39 gene encoding mitochondrial glutathione transporter SLC25A39 isoform X1, with protein sequence MADQDLGGISPFQQMVASGAGAVVTSLFMTPLDVVKVRLQSQRPSVANELTRPSRLWSLSYTKSPSSLPSTGKCLLYCNGVLEPLYLCPNGTRCTTWFRDPTRFTGTLDAFVKIVRHEGTRTLWSGLPATLVMTVPATAVYFTAYDQLKTFLCGQALTSDLYAPMVAGALARLGTVTVISPLELVRTKLQAQHVSYRELGTCVRAAVAQGGWRSLWLGWGPTALRDVPFSALYWFNYEVVKRWLNGPRPKDQTSVGISFVAGGISGTVAAILTLPFDVVKTQRQVALGAVEALRVKPPRVDSTWLLLRRIRAESGTKGLFAGFLPRIIKAAPSCAIMISTYEFGKSFFQRLNREKPLGH encoded by the exons ATGGCTGACCAGGACCTGGGGGGCATTAGCCCTTTCCAACAAATGGTggcctcaggggctggggctgtggtcaCCTCTCTCTTCA TGACACCCCTGGATGTGGTGAAGGTCCGCTTGCAGTCTCAGCGCCCCTCAGTAGCCAATG AGCTGACACGTCCCTCCAGACTCTGGAGCCTTTCCTACACCAAAT cGCCCTCCTCTCTCCCATCCACAGGGAAGTGTCTCCTATACTGCAATGGTGTCCTGGAGCCCCTGTACCTATGCCCAAATGGTACCCGCTGTACCACCTGGTTTCGTGATCCTACCCGCTTCACTGGCACTCTG GATGCTTTTGTGAAGATTGTGAGGCATGAGGGCACCAGGACCCTGTGGAGTGGCCTTCCAGCCACCTT GGTGATGACTGTGCCAGCTACCGCCGTCTACTTCACTGCCTACGATCAACTCAAGACCTTCCTCTGTGGGCAAGCCCTGACTTCTGACCTCTATGCACCTATGGTTGCTGGTGCACTGGCTCGCT TGGGCACTGTGACAGTGATCAGTCCCCTGGAACTTGTACGGACAAAGCTGCAGGCTCAGCACGTATCATACCGTGAGCTAGGCACCTGTGTCCGGGCTGCAGTGGCTCAGGGTGGCTGGCGCTCATTGTGGCTGGGCTGGGGCCCTACAGCCCTTCGAGATGTACCCTTCTCAG CTCTGTACTGGTTCAACTATGAGGTGGTGAAGAGATGGCTGAATGGGCCCAGACCAAAGGACCAGACATCTGTGGGCATCAGCTTCGTAGCTGGCGGCATCTCAGGGACG GTGGCTGCCATCTTGACTCTACCCTTTGATGTGGTGAAGACGCAGCGGCAGGTAGCGCTGGGAGCTGTAGAGGCTTTAAGAG tgaAGCCCCCTCGCGTTGACTCCACCTGGCTGCTGCTTCGGAGGATACGGGCAGAATCAGGCACCAAGGGACTCTTCGCAGGCTTCCTCCCGAGGATCATCAAGGCTGCCCCCTCCTGTGCTATCATGATCAGCACTTATGAGTTTGGCAAAAGCTTCTTCCAGAGGCTCAACCGAGAAAAGCCTCTCGGCCATTAA
- the Slc25a39 gene encoding mitochondrial glutathione transporter SLC25A39 isoform X2 translates to MADQDLGGISPFQQMVASGAGAVVTSLFMTPLDVVKVRLQSQRPSVANELTRPSRLWSLSYTKWKCLLYCNGVLEPLYLCPNGTRCTTWFRDPTRFTGTLDAFVKIVRHEGTRTLWSGLPATLVMTVPATAVYFTAYDQLKTFLCGQALTSDLYAPMVAGALARLGTVTVISPLELVRTKLQAQHVSYRELGTCVRAAVAQGGWRSLWLGWGPTALRDVPFSALYWFNYEVVKRWLNGPRPKDQTSVGISFVAGGISGTVAAILTLPFDVVKTQRQVALGAVEALRVKPPRVDSTWLLLRRIRAESGTKGLFAGFLPRIIKAAPSCAIMISTYEFGKSFFQRLNREKPLGH, encoded by the exons ATGGCTGACCAGGACCTGGGGGGCATTAGCCCTTTCCAACAAATGGTggcctcaggggctggggctgtggtcaCCTCTCTCTTCA TGACACCCCTGGATGTGGTGAAGGTCCGCTTGCAGTCTCAGCGCCCCTCAGTAGCCAATG AGCTGACACGTCCCTCCAGACTCTGGAGCCTTTCCTACACCAAAT GGAAGTGTCTCCTATACTGCAATGGTGTCCTGGAGCCCCTGTACCTATGCCCAAATGGTACCCGCTGTACCACCTGGTTTCGTGATCCTACCCGCTTCACTGGCACTCTG GATGCTTTTGTGAAGATTGTGAGGCATGAGGGCACCAGGACCCTGTGGAGTGGCCTTCCAGCCACCTT GGTGATGACTGTGCCAGCTACCGCCGTCTACTTCACTGCCTACGATCAACTCAAGACCTTCCTCTGTGGGCAAGCCCTGACTTCTGACCTCTATGCACCTATGGTTGCTGGTGCACTGGCTCGCT TGGGCACTGTGACAGTGATCAGTCCCCTGGAACTTGTACGGACAAAGCTGCAGGCTCAGCACGTATCATACCGTGAGCTAGGCACCTGTGTCCGGGCTGCAGTGGCTCAGGGTGGCTGGCGCTCATTGTGGCTGGGCTGGGGCCCTACAGCCCTTCGAGATGTACCCTTCTCAG CTCTGTACTGGTTCAACTATGAGGTGGTGAAGAGATGGCTGAATGGGCCCAGACCAAAGGACCAGACATCTGTGGGCATCAGCTTCGTAGCTGGCGGCATCTCAGGGACG GTGGCTGCCATCTTGACTCTACCCTTTGATGTGGTGAAGACGCAGCGGCAGGTAGCGCTGGGAGCTGTAGAGGCTTTAAGAG tgaAGCCCCCTCGCGTTGACTCCACCTGGCTGCTGCTTCGGAGGATACGGGCAGAATCAGGCACCAAGGGACTCTTCGCAGGCTTCCTCCCGAGGATCATCAAGGCTGCCCCCTCCTGTGCTATCATGATCAGCACTTATGAGTTTGGCAAAAGCTTCTTCCAGAGGCTCAACCGAGAAAAGCCTCTCGGCCATTAA
- the Grn gene encoding progranulin isoform X2 — translation MWILVSWVTLVAGLVAGTQCPDGQFCPIACCLDPGGASYSCCSPVPEKWPTTLSRPLSSTCQTHAHCPAGYSCIITISGTSSCCPFPKAVSCGDGSHCCPWGFHCSADGQSCFRRPDNNLLDAVQCPGSQFECPDSSTCCIMLDGSWGCCPMPQASCCEDRVHCCPHGASCDLVHTRCITPTGTHPLAKKIPAKRTKGEALPNSILCPDAQSQCPDDSTCCELPTGKYGCCPMPNAICCSDHLHCCPQDTVCDLIQSKCLSKENATDLLTKMPAHTVQEVKCDMEVSCPDGYTCCRLQSGAWGCCPFTQAVCCEDHIHCCPAGFKCYTEKGTCEQGTLQVPWMEKVPAHLSLPDPPSLKTDVPCDNFTSCPSSNTCCRLSSGEWGCCPIPEAVCCLDHLHCCPEGYTCTAEGQCQWGNKIIAGLEKVPTRQASLSHSRDIGCDQHTSCPVGQTCCPSLSGGWACCQLPHAVCCEDRQHCCPAGYTCNVKARTCEKEVDSSYPAARLALGSTVDVRDVACGGGRFCHDNQTCCPYKRGSWACCPYRQGVCCADRRHCCPAGFHCGAKGTKCLRRNTQRWDTPRWDTPLRGPSPRQLL, via the exons ATGTGGATCCTGGTGAGCTGGGTCACATTAGTAGCAGGACTGGTGGCTGGAACACAGTGCCCAGATGGTCAGTTCTGTCCTATAGCCTGCTGCCTGGACCCAGGAGGAGCCAGCTACAGCTGCTGCAGTCCTGTTCCA GAAAAATGGCCTACAACATTGAGCAGGCCTCTAAGCAGCACCTGCCAGACCCATGCCCACTGCCCTGCTGGCTACTCCTGCATCATCACCATCTCAGGCACTTCCAGTTGCTGCCCTTTCCCCAAG GCTGTGTCATGTGGGGATGGCAGCCACTGCTGTCCCTGGGGCTTCCACTGCAGTGCTGATGGGCAATCCTGTTTCCGAAGACCAG ATAACAACCTCTTGGATGCTGTCCAGTGCCCTGGTAGCCAGTTCGAATGCCCTGACTCTTCCACGTGCTGCATTATGCTTGATGGCTCCTGGGGATGCTGCCCAATGCCCCAG GCTTCTTGCTGCGAAGACAGAGTACACTGCTGTCCTCATGGTGCATCCTGTGACCTGGTTCATACTCGCTGCATCACACCCACAGGCACCCACCCCCTGGCAAAGAAGATCCCTGCGAAAAGGACTAAGGGGGAAG CTTTGCCCAACTCTATTTTGTGCCCTGATGCACAGTCCCAATGCCCTGATGATTCTACCTGCTGTGAGCTGCCCACTGGGAAGTATGGCTGCTGTCCAATGCCCAAT GCCATCTGCTGCTCCGACCATCTGCACTGCTGCCCCCAGGACACTGTGTGTGACCTGATCCAGAGTAAGTGCCTCTCCAAAGAGAATGCTACGGACCTTCTGACCAAGATGCCAGCACACACAG TGCAGGAGGTGAAGTGTGACATGGAGGTGAGCTGCCCAGATGGCTATACCTGCTGCCGCCTCCAGTCAGGGGCTTGGGGCTGCTGTCCTTTTACACAG GCTGTATGCTGTGAGGACCACATACACTGCTGCCCAGCAGGCTTTAAGTGTTACACAGAGAAGGGAACATGTGAACAGGGGACCCTCCAAGTGCCCTGGATGGAGAAGGTCCCAGCCCATCTCAGCCTGCCAGATCCACCATCCTTGAAGACTGATGTTCCCTGTGATAACTTCACCAGCTGTCCCTCCTCCAATACCTGCTGCAGACTTTCTTCTGGGGAGTGGGGCTGCTGTCCTATCCCAGAG GCTGTCTGCTGCTTAGACCATCTGCACTGCTGCCCCGAGGGCTACACATGTACAGCCGAGGGACAGTGCCAATGGGGGAATAAGATAATAGCTGGACTGGAGAAGGTGCCTACACGCCAGGCTTCTCTGTCCCACTCAAGAGACATCGGCTGTGACCAGCACACCAGCTGTCCCGTGGGGCAGACCTGTTGCCCAAGCCTAAGTGGGGGTTGGGCCTGCTGCCAGTTGCCCCAC GCTGTGTGCTGTGAGGATCGCCAGCATTGCTGCCCAGCGGGGTATACCTGCAACGTGAAGGCCAGAACCTGTGAGAAGGAAGTGGATTCTTCCTACCCTGCTGCCCGCCTGGCCCTCGGCTCTACTGTGGATGTGAGGGATGTGGCCTGTGGAGGAGGACGCTTCTGTCATGATAACCAGACCTGCTGCCCATATAAACGAGGGAGCTGGGCCTGCTGTCCCTATCGCCAG GGTGTCTGCTGTGCTGATCGTCGTCACTGTTGTCCCGCTGGCTTCCACTGTGGGGCTAAGGGAACCAAGTGTTTGCGCAGGAACACCCAGCGCTGGGACACCCCTCGCTGGGATACCCCTTTAAGGGGCCCATCCCCCAGACAGCTGCTGTGA
- the Slc25a39 gene encoding mitochondrial glutathione transporter SLC25A39 isoform X4, producing MADQDLGGISPFQQMVASGAGAVVTSLFRKCLLYCNGVLEPLYLCPNGTRCTTWFRDPTRFTGTLDAFVKIVRHEGTRTLWSGLPATLVMTVPATAVYFTAYDQLKTFLCGQALTSDLYAPMVAGALARLGTVTVISPLELVRTKLQAQHVSYRELGTCVRAAVAQGGWRSLWLGWGPTALRDVPFSALYWFNYEVVKRWLNGPRPKDQTSVGISFVAGGISGTVAAILTLPFDVVKTQRQVALGAVEALRVKPPRVDSTWLLLRRIRAESGTKGLFAGFLPRIIKAAPSCAIMISTYEFGKSFFQRLNREKPLGH from the exons ATGGCTGACCAGGACCTGGGGGGCATTAGCCCTTTCCAACAAATGGTggcctcaggggctggggctgtggtcaCCTCTCTCTTCA GGAAGTGTCTCCTATACTGCAATGGTGTCCTGGAGCCCCTGTACCTATGCCCAAATGGTACCCGCTGTACCACCTGGTTTCGTGATCCTACCCGCTTCACTGGCACTCTG GATGCTTTTGTGAAGATTGTGAGGCATGAGGGCACCAGGACCCTGTGGAGTGGCCTTCCAGCCACCTT GGTGATGACTGTGCCAGCTACCGCCGTCTACTTCACTGCCTACGATCAACTCAAGACCTTCCTCTGTGGGCAAGCCCTGACTTCTGACCTCTATGCACCTATGGTTGCTGGTGCACTGGCTCGCT TGGGCACTGTGACAGTGATCAGTCCCCTGGAACTTGTACGGACAAAGCTGCAGGCTCAGCACGTATCATACCGTGAGCTAGGCACCTGTGTCCGGGCTGCAGTGGCTCAGGGTGGCTGGCGCTCATTGTGGCTGGGCTGGGGCCCTACAGCCCTTCGAGATGTACCCTTCTCAG CTCTGTACTGGTTCAACTATGAGGTGGTGAAGAGATGGCTGAATGGGCCCAGACCAAAGGACCAGACATCTGTGGGCATCAGCTTCGTAGCTGGCGGCATCTCAGGGACG GTGGCTGCCATCTTGACTCTACCCTTTGATGTGGTGAAGACGCAGCGGCAGGTAGCGCTGGGAGCTGTAGAGGCTTTAAGAG tgaAGCCCCCTCGCGTTGACTCCACCTGGCTGCTGCTTCGGAGGATACGGGCAGAATCAGGCACCAAGGGACTCTTCGCAGGCTTCCTCCCGAGGATCATCAAGGCTGCCCCCTCCTGTGCTATCATGATCAGCACTTATGAGTTTGGCAAAAGCTTCTTCCAGAGGCTCAACCGAGAAAAGCCTCTCGGCCATTAA
- the Slc25a39 gene encoding mitochondrial glutathione transporter SLC25A39 isoform X3, whose protein sequence is MADQDLGGISPFQQMVASGAGAVVTSLFMTPLDVVKVRLQSQRPSVANGKCLLYCNGVLEPLYLCPNGTRCTTWFRDPTRFTGTLDAFVKIVRHEGTRTLWSGLPATLVMTVPATAVYFTAYDQLKTFLCGQALTSDLYAPMVAGALARLGTVTVISPLELVRTKLQAQHVSYRELGTCVRAAVAQGGWRSLWLGWGPTALRDVPFSALYWFNYEVVKRWLNGPRPKDQTSVGISFVAGGISGTVAAILTLPFDVVKTQRQVALGAVEALRVKPPRVDSTWLLLRRIRAESGTKGLFAGFLPRIIKAAPSCAIMISTYEFGKSFFQRLNREKPLGH, encoded by the exons ATGGCTGACCAGGACCTGGGGGGCATTAGCCCTTTCCAACAAATGGTggcctcaggggctggggctgtggtcaCCTCTCTCTTCA TGACACCCCTGGATGTGGTGAAGGTCCGCTTGCAGTCTCAGCGCCCCTCAGTAGCCAATG GGAAGTGTCTCCTATACTGCAATGGTGTCCTGGAGCCCCTGTACCTATGCCCAAATGGTACCCGCTGTACCACCTGGTTTCGTGATCCTACCCGCTTCACTGGCACTCTG GATGCTTTTGTGAAGATTGTGAGGCATGAGGGCACCAGGACCCTGTGGAGTGGCCTTCCAGCCACCTT GGTGATGACTGTGCCAGCTACCGCCGTCTACTTCACTGCCTACGATCAACTCAAGACCTTCCTCTGTGGGCAAGCCCTGACTTCTGACCTCTATGCACCTATGGTTGCTGGTGCACTGGCTCGCT TGGGCACTGTGACAGTGATCAGTCCCCTGGAACTTGTACGGACAAAGCTGCAGGCTCAGCACGTATCATACCGTGAGCTAGGCACCTGTGTCCGGGCTGCAGTGGCTCAGGGTGGCTGGCGCTCATTGTGGCTGGGCTGGGGCCCTACAGCCCTTCGAGATGTACCCTTCTCAG CTCTGTACTGGTTCAACTATGAGGTGGTGAAGAGATGGCTGAATGGGCCCAGACCAAAGGACCAGACATCTGTGGGCATCAGCTTCGTAGCTGGCGGCATCTCAGGGACG GTGGCTGCCATCTTGACTCTACCCTTTGATGTGGTGAAGACGCAGCGGCAGGTAGCGCTGGGAGCTGTAGAGGCTTTAAGAG tgaAGCCCCCTCGCGTTGACTCCACCTGGCTGCTGCTTCGGAGGATACGGGCAGAATCAGGCACCAAGGGACTCTTCGCAGGCTTCCTCCCGAGGATCATCAAGGCTGCCCCCTCCTGTGCTATCATGATCAGCACTTATGAGTTTGGCAAAAGCTTCTTCCAGAGGCTCAACCGAGAAAAGCCTCTCGGCCATTAA